Genomic DNA from Anguilla anguilla isolate fAngAng1 chromosome 17, fAngAng1.pri, whole genome shotgun sequence:
AGAGGTAGCAACTATGTGCTACAGGGCTGAAACTGCAAGGCTTTCTTAGAGACTTATCCCACTGATGAATGAAAAGTGTATTCTCAGTGCATATTTGATTTCGGCCAAATTCAAACATTTGGATGAGTCGCTGAAATATTCATAATTGTTTCAAAGTGCGGTCGTGACAGCACATTGGCTAGCTGGCAAAGAGAGATTCTCAATCATAATCACCAATTCTCTCACACTTGGGCAGGCCTGAAAAATGATCCAGAAATGAGTGTTGAAAATTCTGCTAAACTGAAGTGCTCTCTGAATAGGAAAATTTGACTAAAGTTACTTACGCTTAATTCATAAATCAAAATGAGCCACTTCAGCGAACCGATTAGCCTAATCTGTTTTTTCTCAGCTCACTTCACCGCCAAGCTCTGGTCCCAGTTTGAGTTCAAATTTGTATATCGCAAGGGACAGAACCAAAAGTTCACAGATATTCATCAAAAATTAAGTGGACCATATTTACCCCTgaaaggtgtaagatcacaaatgtgtaattaggatgttcttaactgaacattctaatgctggtgtagcaatcaccactggtaatagaaagcaacagagttctagaacgctgacttagaattttgaaaaaacaaaacattccaaaaatcaCAGGGTTAAAATTTTACAGTACTGCtttactgtgtttttcatcGGCTTTCATtagtttaaatgctttttttaatgaaaggggCATGACTGGCCACAATGCTGAAGAGGAATGGATGGCTTCGGCTGGCAAGGTTAACCCTCGTTATGGCGCAATAGGGACCAGTCGGGCACCTGTGGACTACCTACGATAGCAGCCCATCTGCAGACCACCGAACTGCGGACTTGAAACAGGTGGCCTGGCCAGAGAGCACAGAGGATGAATGTGTTAATTTACACCCTTTCAAATTTCTGGAGGGTGGGGTTCCAATAATGTAGGCTAACAGTTTTGGCTTACAATTATGGGACAGCTCTACGGATACCGTACACCTGCTAACGGTATCCGTAGAGCTGCTAACTCTGCTCTGCAGAACTAGCAGTTCTCCCACGGGTCCCACTGGCCGAGGCAGGGTGTGGCCGCGTTATCGGATTCGGAACAAACGTAGGCGTCGGTTTCAGTGTGAGCAGGGGACAGGTTCTTCTGAAAGTTGTTATACAGTGCTTCTCAGATCTCATCCACCTCATCCAGCTGGTGGTGAAGGATCACGTCGTGCCCCTGGAACTTGAAGTAGCCCAAAAATTTCTTCTTCTGCAGCATGAGGGGAAACCAGAGATGGTCGTCCGCCCACATCTGGTCGAAGGGGATGGACTCCCAGTCGAACCACCGCGGACGCATTTCTGCAAGAGACGAGGGACACGCTGTTGGAGAGGCACTCGAAAAACGCACCCGTCTCTTACTGCGAACAGGTCTCAAATCACGTTACGTTTTTCATTACTTTTCAATGACATTTTAAGAACAAGTGGTAAGATTTTGTGAAATTTAAGGGAATCTTTGAAGAtgaaagataatttacttttcAAGGACACACATTTAGAGGCTCTTGGCAGGAAACGATAGTCACCAATGACTTTTACTGGTGGTTTTAATGTACAAGCTACTGGGCTAGCCAGTTTTGACTTCAGCAATATCGGCATACAACTTCCATTCAGGTGAGTAAGCAAAAAAGATTAGTTCATATTCTACTCCTGGTGGAAAAAAGTTTTGCGAATTTGCAAACTGACAGGGGGATGCTCAGTGCACCCATACAGACAGGGAATACTGTGCTGTAACATCTTTCTGGTTTCGCTTACATTCTTACATATAAATGAACGGATAGATGAAATCACGCTGGGAGACATTACCATCAGACTCCGTCGGGTCACCGTTGAACGAATCGGCCCGGAACACGTGAACGTCCATCAGCTCCGTCTCTCCCACAAACTCGAACTTGATGTTCCCGATCTTGTCCAGCGAGTCGACCGTAAGACCGCTTTCCTCCAGCAGCTCACTATGCACAGACAATGGCAGGCAGAGAGAACTACTTAGTCCAATAACTGCACAATAACTTCCAATGAAATCACAAGCCTAATTTGGTACTCTGTGAGTCACTTGGTTTTTCCTATTAAAGAAGAGCTTGATCCACAGTATGCGTGTTACACAGTTTAGAATCTAACACAATACACTCTGGTGAAGCTGAACTGCAGTGAAAATTGTATGTgatttgtatgtaaaaatgatttgtgtTAGTTATTTGGCTTGCATGCAACCTAGAACATTTCCTTGTAAGCTACCCTAACAGAATGCATTAGTACAAAGTATGTGTGCCCTGGATTTTACTGctactgtcttttttttttactaaaaagTATCATCTTGATAGATTAATAAGTATATTACAAGTTCAACAACTACTGAATGTTATATGCACATTGATGGTATCTAAATGTAGCGACCTGTGCTTTGCACCAGGTCCTTGCACCATCCCCATTACCTTGAAGACTACCATGAATCATCTcaggagacacacacatttcaaatgtcCCCAGAAGATATTTACTTGAAAACTCTAATCATGGTGGAAGTGAAAACATCTTTCAAAtacccttttttttgttgttgttctaaACGTTGCTACTCACCGCCTGGCTGCTTCTTCAATGGTCTCCCCAGGCTGGACCTTTCCGCCAAAACCGTTCCACTTCCCCGCGCCAAATCCCCTTTTCTTCATACCCAAAAGTATCCGACCAGGCTGCACCACCAAGACCAGGGTCAACAGCTTGGAGGTTAACATTGTTTGCTGAGGACAAAATTTGACAACGGTACAcagtttgtaaatattttaaaatcaagaCTGTGCATGCTCCTTGATTTGGAGTGAGTGGATTGGCTGTTGTAGGTGAGCTATGTGGAAAGTTTTTTATCTCAACAGCACTGATTCAACACAACATGCTAAAGTTACATCTGAAATTACCACCCATGAACAAAATGCTGGCAGACTTTTTGTACCATCTAATTGCATAAAACATGAATATGGATCATTCTTTATTGGTACATTTTATTCCAGAATTTCTTCTCCTCAAACGTAGCATACTAATTAAAGCCTGTCCCAGGCCTCCATTAATTCTGGAGGAGCAAAGATTTTCCCCTGAGACAGTTGCAACCAGAAGTAACGTTTCAGTCTTCGAGCTGCGCAGCTATTATTGCAGTAGACTGAATGTGCAAGGTCACGACTCAGGATTATTTCATGCACAGGGCGCATTAACTGTTAGAAACGTGCCTCAGCTGAACACTGGCGTATTTATCCTGACGCCTGACTCAAGAAAACAACTGAGTGTATCCATTGAGCTAAAGActacatttttatacagtctatgacTACACCACAGGTTAAGGCATTCGCACAATCTCTTGATGCTAGCCCAACTTCCAGGATCAAGAAAACATGCGTTTGTTTTCTAATACTACGTTTAACAGTCAGTCAGTAAATGAATGTACCCACCTTTCAGCGTTTACCAagtttacaaaataagtattgttaAAATCACTTACTAGCTCGTTAGAAATAAAACTACAGAGACTTTACAATattaatatgtaaaaatgatCAGCATCCCAAATACATTACAGTGTGCAATTGCAACAGTGTACTCTTTCCCGCGGTATCTGCTTCGCGCACTTAGAACAAACCATGTGATAACTGTGTACTACAGTCAAAGTGGTTCGGCTGGAAACAGgaaaagcaatttattttacgTAGTCAGCGAGCAGGATACTTTCGTCAACACATGGGGCAGATCGAAAATGCAGGGttatttgattcatttgaatgaattgtGAGGTTTTCTGAACGAGAGCGCATATTTAAACGATGTACTGTTCGTCAGTGTTACGAAAATCGTGTCTGCACAACTCAGCCAGGACTTTTAAAACGATACCACAAAACCTGAAAGGGAAAAGTGCTTCAGATCAGCGCTGGATTGCAAGACAGCTCAACGACCCCTTTGTGAAAGCCGCTCACGGGCAAAACTATCGATGCAGGAGTGCCTTTAAACTTCTGGAAATCGACGATAAGTACAAAATTCTGAAGCCTGGGTACAGTGTCATCGATTGCGGAGCTGCTCCAGGTGCATGGAGTCAGGTTGCAGTTCAGAGAGTGAATTCTGCTGGGACAAGTGAGTAGCTAATTCTCTTGCACTGATAATGATGCACTGATAATGATACACTTTTATCTAACCTTggatttataataatattagcACACAGCTACGTATTATTTCCATTACGTGGTTGCATGAAAAAATAGCAGGGTGAATCCACTATTTGTGTCACGTGGTTTTGGAATAGTGTGAAGAGATGGGTATTTGAGTCCGGTAATCACAAGTTTACTGTTCCAGCTTGGAGTGGTAGCAGTGCTGTTGTACAGGCTAGGCACTTATCTGAATTGCTTCTCTGATTATGTTGCTGTGTGACATCTGCACTGTGGAGAATCTAAGTTATATGAATTATTCTCCAAAATGGTGTGTATCAAGTAAATGCATGCTAATTCTCACATTTTCTTCTCCCCAAGATGCAGAAGTTCCTATTGGCTTTGTGGTTGGGGTGGACCTTCTCCGCATCCCACCACTAGATGgagcccacttcctgtccttcaatgatgtcactgacccggccacccaaacacagctgcaAGAGCTTCTCCCCAAAGCCCAGGCGGATGTTATTCTGAGCGACATGGCCCCCAACGCCAGCGGCTTCAGAGAACTGGACCACGAAAGACTGGTGGCCATGTGTCTGTCAACGGTAGATTTGGCCGGGAGGGTCCTGGGACCGGG
This window encodes:
- the nudt1 gene encoding 7,8-dihydro-8-oxoguanine triphosphatase; the protein is MLTSKLLTLVLVVQPGRILLGMKKRGFGAGKWNGFGGKVQPGETIEEAARRELLEESGLTVDSLDKIGNIKFEFVGETELMDVHVFRADSFNGDPTESDEMRPRWFDWESIPFDQMWADDHLWFPLMLQKKKFLGYFKFQGHDVILHHQLDEVDEI
- the mrm2 gene encoding rRNA methyltransferase 2, mitochondrial, whose protein sequence is MYCSSVLRKSCLHNSARTFKTIPQNLKGKSASDQRWIARQLNDPFVKAAHGQNYRCRSAFKLLEIDDKYKILKPGYSVIDCGAAPGAWSQVAVQRVNSAGTNAEVPIGFVVGVDLLRIPPLDGAHFLSFNDVTDPATQTQLQELLPKAQADVILSDMAPNASGFRELDHERLVAMCLSTVDLAGRVLGPGGSLVCKYWDGGLAHQVRSRLAHAFREVRIVKPKASRKESAELYFLARFFKKNQAV